The Flavobacterium sp. M31R6 nucleotide sequence ATTTCCGTGCTTTCTTCGATCAATATTTCTTTGTTGCAAAAATATTTATAAATCGTTTTTTTGGAAATGCACATTTCACCAGCAATATCATCCATAGTGACACTTTTAAAACCAAGTTTTAAAAATAAATCACTTGCTTTGGATATGATTTTTTCTTTCATTTTGTTCTATATGTGGTTGTAAGTTAGTTGGTTAATGTAAAAGTGTAAAAGAAATATATTCAGTCAAATTGGATTTTTATCGATTTTATTGATGAACGAATTCTAAATTGGCTATAAGTTTAATGTCAGAACCAACGGCGTATCCTCCATTATTAAAATAGGTATTATGATTCAGTCCAAAATCCTTTCGGTTGATGTTTCCCGTAATTTCAAATGATGCTTTTTGAACTCCATTGTAGTTGTTGTAACCAATGAATTCGGTGTCCAATTCCACTTCCTTTGTAATATTTTTGATTGTCAAATGTCCTTTTAGGAAATTGATGTTTTTATTTATCTTTTGAAAAGAAGTCGATTTGAACTCAATGACAGGAGTTTCATCATAGTCAAAAAAGTCGATTAATTTCAAATCGGAGTTTCTATTTTTGTCGTTCGCTTTCAATGAAAATTCAATGGAGGCATCTTC carries:
- a CDS encoding YceI family protein translates to MKNEWEIDSNESDVLIKTRHSLIDYMSGSKNNFKGHVAIQNNEVEDASIEFSLKANDKNRNSDLKLIDFFDYDETPVIEFKSTSFQKINKNINFLKGHLTIKNITKEVELDTEFIGYNNYNGVQKASFEITGNINRKDFGLNHNTYFNNGGYAVGSDIKLIANLEFVHQ